The Diorhabda sublineata isolate icDioSubl1.1 chromosome 6, icDioSubl1.1, whole genome shotgun sequence genome includes a window with the following:
- the LOC130445454 gene encoding uncharacterized protein LOC130445454 — protein sequence MNSLVAVFFVATMAYAQASVWAVGGATTLVGPANPGAIIKGPAAKAAVVGPDGSVITSSAQAGAVAAAPIAGGVVSSAVTPGVVATPGLIGVQSYAVPVPIASPWGVGLGHW from the exons GTTGCTGTGTTTTTTGTTGCCACAATGGCTTACGCACAAGCATCAGTCTGGGCTGTAGGAGGAGCTACCACTCTTGTTGGTCCCGCTAATCCCGGAGCTATTATCAAAGGACCTGCTGCTAAAGCTGCAGTAGTTGGACCTGACGGAAGTGTCATCACTTCTTCTGCACAAg CTGGCGCTGTTGCTGCTGCTCCTATTGCTGGAGGAGTCGTGAGTTCCGCTGTCACTCCAGGTGTAGTTGCTACACCGGGACTAATTGGTGTGCAATCATATGCAGTGCCAGTTCCTATTGCTTCCCCATGGGGTGTTGGCTTAGGACACTGGTAA